AATTTATACGCTCCTGTAACACCTTCTGGAAGCTCTCTAAAAAAGCTTAAACCTGTGTAAACATAGTGACCTTTACCGTAAGGTGCTATGAGTAACGCACCATTTTTTGGGGTTTCTCCTTTGTCATTTGATGAAAAAATAGGAGTAAAGGCCGGATCAAATTCATTTGGGTAATATAATCCTTGCTCTTGTTTCCAGCCTTTAAAATCTTGTGCCGTTATTGTATTAGGATAATTCATGACGGGATGATTTGGATCCAAAAATCGTATTTCTGCATCCTCTTCGGTAACACGATCACGAGATAATTTTATAGGATAAGGTGCTATGTCATTGGTCACTAAATCACCTGCAGTATTGTATTGAACAATCATTGTTTTTCCATTTTTTATAAAATCAAAAAGGATTGCTTGTTTGTTAACCAATGCGTTTATGGTATTGTAAGCTCTAACTCCTGTCATTACTACATCAAAGTTTTCTAACTTTTCTGGAGTGATATCTTCAGCTTTAAGCAAAGTAACTTTATAGCCTAATTGGGATAAACTATTTGGCACCTCATCACCTGCACCCATGATATAAGCAATTTTTTCTTCATTAGTTTTTAAATCGGTTTTGATACATTTAGCCGAAGCTGTTTGTAGTACTTGCTGTTTCGTAATATGGTCGTAAGAAATGATAATTTGTTCTTTATCAAATCTTTTATTGTCAATAATTGCAACACTTTTAGCTATTGTTTCCTCGGCTTTTTTTGGAGCTGTAACATCAAAATAAAAAATTTGCTCCATTCCCTTTTTTTCAAATGAAAACGGAATGTTTTGAGGTGTTACTGTCCAGTTTTTTGGAAGTTCAAGCTGTAAATTTCCTTTAATATTATCTTTACCAGCTTTAATTTTAACACCTACTTGTTTAGTTTTTGTGTCTTTAAAAAGCAAAACCTTATTTGTAATTGCAGTAGTTACCTCTGGAACAATATCAAGGTAATTGTAAACTTCACCTTTTACGTCATCATTATATTTGTAAACAATGGTACGCTCATATGGAATTTCAATTCCGTTGATTCGAATATTAAATTCTACTTTCGCTTCTCTTAAAATGTCAGGAACGCCTCTTTCATTTTGGTCGTTTACGGTATACATTCCGGTTGTACCCGCATCTTGCAACCAATATGGTTGTGTATAATTTAGGTTTTCAGGAAGTTTAAAATCAAGATTTATTATTTTCAGTACATTATTTTTTAAATCTTGATTTTGACTAGAAATGGTATTATTTGGCAATGTTTGTACACTAATCAATTCCATGGGAATGGCACTTCTATTGATTGCTTCAAGTTTTAATTTTAGAGTACTACCGGGAGTTGCCTCTTGGTTTTGGGCAACTGCCTCTAGGTATAAACCGGCACAAGCGGCAATGATTTCTTTTACTGCGGCTGCTTTTACTGGTGTCCATTGATTAGGCTCTAAGGCTTGCATCATGGTGTAGGCTTTCGCCAAATTTGGAATACTTGCCGAAGGGTTTTTGTGATCAAATTCTTTTGCTATGATTGCTAGTAGTTCGCCAATAGGAGCGCCTCCTTTTACACGATTCCATGAGGTATCAATACCTTCAAAAAGTGTTTTTTTATCCAATAAAGGATCTCCATTTATGAATTCTAGATATTCAGTCTCTTCGCCGCGTGCACCTGTACTACCAAAACCTTGCGATTGATGGCGACTGCGACTCAAAGCAGCAATTTCTTGGTTTGATTTTCCTAAATTACTGTAATAGGTTCCTGTTTGAAGGCTAATTAAATTGGT
This portion of the Flavobacterium sp. CECT 9288 genome encodes:
- a CDS encoding PIG-L family deacetylase; translation: MYKKSYLISIVLLICLQITNAQQPQKLNSVEIYNQIEKLNFLGSVLYIAAHPDDENTRLISFLANDQKARTAYLSLTRGDGGQNLIGTQLRELLGVIRTQELIEARKIDGGEQFFSRANDFGFSKNPTETLSIWEKEKVLADVIWAIRKFQPDVIVNRFDHRSPGTTHGHHTASAMLSVESFKMANDPTVFPDQLQFVKPWQTKRQFFNTSWWFYGSIEKFNAADKTNLISLQTGTYYSNLGKSNQEIAALSRSRHQSQGFGSTGARGEETEYLEFINGDPLLDKKTLFEGIDTSWNRVKGGAPIGELLAIIAKEFDHKNPSASIPNLAKAYTMMQALEPNQWTPVKAAAVKEIIAACAGLYLEAVAQNQEATPGSTLKLKLEAINRSAIPMELISVQTLPNNTISSQNQDLKNNVLKIINLDFKLPENLNYTQPYWLQDAGTTGMYTVNDQNERGVPDILREAKVEFNIRINGIEIPYERTIVYKYNDDVKGEVYNYLDIVPEVTTAITNKVLLFKDTKTKQVGVKIKAGKDNIKGNLQLELPKNWTVTPQNIPFSFEKKGMEQIFYFDVTAPKKAEETIAKSVAIIDNKRFDKEQIIISYDHITKQQVLQTASAKCIKTDLKTNEEKIAYIMGAGDEVPNSLSQLGYKVTLLKAEDITPEKLENFDVVMTGVRAYNTINALVNKQAILFDFIKNGKTMIVQYNTAGDLVTNDIAPYPIKLSRDRVTEEDAEIRFLDPNHPVMNYPNTITAQDFKGWKQEQGLYYPNEFDPAFTPIFSSNDKGETPKNGALLIAPYGKGHYVYTGLSFFRELPEGVTGAYKLISNIISLKPSQTISVQNNKL